Proteins from a genomic interval of Hydrogenophaga sp. PAMC20947:
- a CDS encoding DUF4845 domain-containing protein, with amino-acid sequence MQHQQQRGMTFLGLLIVGIMLAYAGVILAQVVPTYTEYLSIQKAAQKASEGTTVAEVRSIFDKAANIDYIESISAKDLDIGKEGDRVVVSFAYLREIHLVGPAFLVMKYEGSSK; translated from the coding sequence ATGCAACACCAACAACAACGTGGAATGACGTTTCTCGGCTTGCTCATCGTCGGCATCATGCTGGCGTATGCTGGCGTGATTCTGGCGCAGGTTGTGCCCACGTACACAGAATACCTGTCCATTCAAAAGGCTGCCCAAAAGGCTTCCGAGGGCACGACGGTGGCAGAGGTTAGAAGCATTTTCGACAAAGCAGCCAATATCGACTACATCGAGAGCATTTCTGCGAAAGATCTGGACATTGGAAAAGAAGGTGATCGTGTCGTCGTGTCGTTCGCGTATCTGCGCGAAATCCATTTGGTGGGCCCGGCGTTTCTGGTGATGAAGTACGAAGGCAGCTCCAAGTGA
- the era gene encoding GTPase Era: protein MTTQKKIPTAKAVHVEAPAGPQPELDAMLARALGKEPIEGIESEVPVLAAPAPVEPEEQRCGLVAIVGKPNVGKSTLLNALVGQKISITSSKAQTTRHRITGYRTSGVSQFVFVDTPGFQTRHANALNRSLNKTVLGAVADVDLILFVVEADHFTPADAKVLDLLPKDIPVILLANKFDLVHRRGDLAPWLRSMAERHPFAEFVPMTAKNSRDIQRLFTICENYLPQQPWMHDPEELTDRSERFMASEMVREKLFRLTGDELPYTSTVIIDKFELEGRLRRIAATIVVERDGHKGMVIGDKGEKLKRIGTETRQELEKLWDCKVYLELWVKVRSGWADNDARVRSFGYE, encoded by the coding sequence ATGACTACACAGAAAAAAATTCCAACGGCGAAAGCCGTCCATGTTGAGGCACCTGCGGGGCCGCAACCTGAATTGGATGCCATGTTGGCGCGTGCCCTGGGCAAAGAACCCATCGAAGGCATTGAGTCTGAGGTGCCCGTTCTGGCGGCCCCTGCACCGGTCGAGCCGGAGGAGCAACGTTGCGGTCTCGTGGCCATTGTGGGCAAACCCAATGTGGGCAAATCCACCTTGCTCAATGCACTGGTGGGTCAGAAGATCAGCATCACGTCGAGCAAGGCGCAGACCACACGCCACCGAATCACCGGCTACCGCACGTCGGGCGTCAGCCAGTTTGTGTTTGTGGACACACCGGGCTTCCAGACCCGTCACGCCAATGCACTGAACCGCTCGCTGAACAAGACGGTGTTGGGCGCTGTGGCCGATGTGGATCTGATCCTGTTTGTGGTTGAGGCGGACCACTTCACCCCGGCTGATGCCAAGGTGCTGGACCTGTTGCCCAAGGATATTCCGGTCATCTTGCTGGCGAACAAGTTTGATCTGGTGCACCGGCGTGGGGATCTTGCGCCTTGGTTGCGCTCGATGGCAGAGCGCCATCCGTTTGCCGAGTTTGTTCCCATGACGGCCAAGAACAGCCGCGATATCCAGCGCCTCTTCACCATTTGTGAGAATTACCTGCCGCAACAACCCTGGATGCACGATCCCGAAGAACTCACCGATCGCAGTGAGCGGTTCATGGCGAGTGAAATGGTTCGGGAAAAGCTGTTTCGACTGACCGGCGACGAGTTGCCCTACACCTCGACGGTCATTATCGACAAGTTTGAGCTGGAAGGTCGGCTCAGGCGCATTGCGGCCACCATCGTCGTCGAGAGGGATGGGCACAAAGGCATGGTCATCGGTGACAAGGGTGAGAAGCTCAAGCGCATCGGCACCGAAACCCGGCAGGAGCTGGAAAAACTTTGGGACTGCAAGGTGTACCTGGAGCTGTGGGTCAAGGTTCGCTCCGGATGGGCCGACAACGATGCCCGCGTTCGCTCATTTGGCTATGAATGA
- the rnc gene encoding ribonuclease III, whose translation MSPELQLLQQRLKHGFANPHLLERALTHRSFTSDHNERLEFLGDSVLNLAVSGLLFEKLSQLPEGDLSRVRANLVKQDTLFQIASDLGLSGCLRLGDGEKRSGGHKRPSILADALEAVIGAVYLDAGFDAAAALVHRLFSGFELSAQMSAMGKDPKTELQEWLQGRKMKLPVYRVVATLGEAHKQTFDVECLVTETGHSERGIGASRRAGEQAAAAAMLLRIQPGSTGHRP comes from the coding sequence TTGAGTCCCGAGCTGCAATTGCTTCAGCAGCGGCTGAAGCATGGGTTTGCCAACCCGCATTTGCTGGAACGTGCACTGACCCATCGCAGCTTCACCTCTGACCACAACGAGCGCCTCGAATTCCTGGGGGATTCGGTGCTCAACCTGGCGGTATCGGGCCTGTTGTTTGAAAAGCTGAGCCAGTTGCCTGAGGGCGATCTGTCTCGTGTGCGGGCCAACCTGGTCAAACAGGACACTTTGTTCCAGATAGCCTCCGACCTTGGCTTGTCGGGGTGCCTTCGTTTGGGTGACGGCGAAAAGCGCTCAGGTGGGCACAAGCGCCCATCCATCCTGGCCGATGCCCTGGAAGCCGTGATCGGGGCGGTCTACCTGGACGCGGGATTCGATGCCGCTGCGGCGTTGGTGCACCGTTTGTTCAGCGGCTTCGAACTCAGCGCCCAGATGAGTGCCATGGGCAAAGATCCCAAGACCGAATTGCAGGAGTGGCTGCAGGGGCGCAAAATGAAGCTGCCGGTGTATCGGGTGGTTGCGACGCTCGGCGAAGCACACAAACAGACGTTTGACGTCGAGTGCCTGGTCACCGAAACAGGCCACAGTGAGCGCGGCATTGGCGCATCCAGGCGTGCTGGGGAGCAGGCCGCTGCCGCCGCCATGTTGCTGCGCATCCAGCCCGGTTCGACAGGTCATCGGCCTTAG